One window of Deltaproteobacteria bacterium genomic DNA carries:
- a CDS encoding HAMP domain-containing protein, which translates to MAKFTIFKRLVLGFLVILLVVTALGVYSTLKLGQLNQIIRSISSIDNETMRMANRLRDSLLTQRKFEKKYVVSKDTDFHRQFLETEKYIEKDLEQMSPLMGDTESEDLLTDVKTFYRRYLFTVQEEVRLIKSRERYSQQEYEQIKEELTEQIIQKLETLIKETKAAIDNKIDMSKRIGSQASKVIVIITIASVAMGILIAFFIARTINRPIVLLIKGTKEIAKGKFEKHLTIPSPPEINELTNAFNHMCDRLKELDEMKADLIAHISHEFRTPLAVIREAVSLQLDAISKGPIEKQRRLLGIIAEECERLITSVNKVLNLSRMDAGMMDYHMEEYSLSQLVEMSVSKIRPIAERKKISLEVNLVDNLPNAAIDTEKIGQVLDNLLDNALKFTSARGKVSIGAVLKDKEPSNHLGNEEKEFIEVFVSDTGCGIPKEHLQDVFEKFKKLHEKGTGLGLYIAKQIVSAHGGHIWVKSEEKIGSTFFFTVPVF; encoded by the coding sequence ATGGCTAAATTTACTATTTTTAAAAGACTTGTCCTGGGTTTCCTCGTAATCCTGCTGGTTGTTACTGCTCTCGGGGTGTACTCAACCTTGAAGCTGGGGCAGTTGAACCAGATCATCCGATCCATCAGTTCTATCGACAATGAAACCATGAGGATGGCAAATCGGCTGAGGGATTCCCTCCTCACTCAGAGGAAGTTTGAAAAAAAATATGTGGTTTCCAAAGACACGGACTTTCATCGCCAGTTTCTGGAGACTGAGAAATATATCGAAAAGGATCTCGAGCAGATGAGCCCCCTTATGGGTGACACTGAAAGCGAGGATCTCCTTACCGACGTAAAGACGTTTTATCGCCGTTATCTTTTTACGGTTCAAGAGGAAGTCCGCTTGATAAAGAGCAGGGAGAGATATTCCCAGCAAGAATATGAGCAGATAAAGGAGGAGCTTACCGAACAGATCATTCAGAAGCTTGAAACATTGATAAAAGAGACAAAGGCGGCTATCGATAACAAAATTGACATGTCCAAAAGGATCGGTTCGCAGGCATCGAAAGTTATCGTGATCATCACCATAGCATCCGTTGCAATGGGAATCTTAATCGCATTTTTCATTGCCCGGACGATCAATCGACCTATTGTTCTCCTGATAAAAGGGACAAAGGAGATCGCCAAAGGAAAATTCGAAAAACACTTGACCATACCCTCTCCTCCAGAGATAAATGAACTGACAAATGCATTCAATCATATGTGTGACCGCTTAAAGGAACTCGACGAGATGAAGGCGGATCTTATCGCCCATATATCGCATGAATTTCGAACCCCTCTGGCGGTAATCAGGGAAGCGGTAAGCCTGCAGCTGGACGCTATCTCCAAAGGTCCCATAGAAAAACAACGCAGGCTTTTGGGTATCATCGCAGAGGAATGCGAGAGACTGATAACCTCAGTCAATAAGGTACTCAACCTGTCTCGGATGGATGCCGGAATGATGGACTATCATATGGAGGAATACAGCCTTTCCCAGTTGGTAGAGATGAGCGTTTCGAAGATACGGCCGATAGCGGAAAGGAAGAAAATTTCTCTTGAGGTGAATCTTGTCGACAACCTGCCAAATGCTGCAATAGATACAGAAAAGATCGGACAGGTACTTGATAACCTGTTGGACAATGCGTTGAAATTCACCTCGGCAAGGGGGAAGGTGTCAATCGGAGCAGTTCTCAAAGATAAGGAGCCCTCAAACCATCTCGGCAATGAAGAAAAAGAGTTCATAGAGGTTTTTGTATCAGATACAGGGTGCGGGATCCCGAAAGAACATCTTCAAGACGTGTTTGAAAAATTTAAGAAGTTGCATGAGAAAGGCACAGGGTTGGGCCTTTATATAGCAAAGCAAATTGTCAGTGCCCACGGAGGCCATATATGGGTAAAAAGCGAAGAAAAAATAGGAAGCACCTTTTTCTTCACGGTGCCTGTTTTTTAG